The sequence below is a genomic window from Candidatus Thiodiazotropha endoloripes.
CGATACCGATCATCATGCTCACGGCTAAAGGCGAGGAGAACGACAAGGTCACCGGGCTGGATATCGGTGCCGAAGACTATGTCACCAAGCCTTTCTCCGCACGGGAACTGCTGGCCCGAATCCGCTCCATTCTGCGCCGGGTATCACCCCTGCTGGCCGGGGAAGTGCTGGACTGCGGCGGTCTGCAACTCGACCCGGTCAGCCATCGTGTCACCTCGGATGAGGATGTGATCGAACTGGGTCCGACAGAGTTCCGCCTGCTGCACTACTTCATGACCCACCGGGAGCGGGTCTTCTCACGCAGTCAGTTGCTTGACCGGGTCTGGGGAACCAACGTCTATATCGAAGAGCGTACCGTCGATGTGCATATCCGGCGTCTGCGCAAGGCGCTGGAACCCTCTGGTAAAGAGAAGCTGCTGCAGACTGTTCGGGGTGCGGGCTACCGTTTTTCCGACAAGCTTTAGTGTTTCAGCAAGACGACTAAGTCAAGGATGTCGCGTCCTGATCTACTGAGGCCGATTGCGATTCAATGGAATGTGGCAGAGGTTCTTATAACTGTAACAAAACTGTCATCTAAATCTCATCCAGTATTCATCTTGCAGGCCTATGCTCTGCGAACCTAATAAAACGTCAAATGTTTTTTGGTTGACTAAATTCTCGGAAGGAGAGAAATATTATGAAGAAGCTGATTTCAGCAGCGGTCGCGATTTCGCTGACCGGTTTTGTGGGCATGGCCTCAGCCCGCGACTACATCAGCGTAGTCGGTTCCTCTACCGTATACCCATTTGCTACCGTGGTTGCTGAGCAGTTCGGCAAAACCAGCAAGTTCAAAACCCCGAAGATCGAATCAACCGGTTCCGGCGGTGGTTTGAAACTCTTCTGCGCCGGTGTCGGTGTCGAACATCCTGACATCACCAACGCTTCCCGTCGCATCAAGAAATCTGAAGTTGAGCGCTGCGCTGGCAACGGCATCAACGACATCATCGAAGTCAAAGTCGGCTACGACGGTATCGCCCTGGCCAACTCCAAGAAGGCTCCTCAGTTCAAAGTGACCCGTAAGGACATCTTCCTGGCTCTGGCCAAAGAGGTTCCGGATCCTAAGGATCCCATGAGCGGCAAACTGGTTGCCAACCCTTACATGACCTGGAAAGACGTGAACAAAGATCTGCCTGACATGGCAATCGAAGTACTGGGTCCTCCTCCCACTTCCGGTACCCGTGACGCTTTCGCTGAGCTGGCAATGGAAGGTGGCTGTAAGAAGATCGATTGGATCAAAGCCATGAAGAAGAAGGACAAGAAAGCTTACAAGGCTCTCTGCCACACCGTTCGTGAAGACGGCAAATACATCGAAGCCGGTGAGAACGACAACCTGATCGTTCAGAAACTGGAAGCCAACAAAGGCGCCCTGGGCGTATTCGGTTACAGCTTCCTGGATCAGAACTCCGACAAGGTTCAGGGTTCCCTGATCGACGGCGTTGCCCCGACTTTCGAACTGATTGCCGATGGCAGCTATCCGGTTTCCCGTCCGCTCTACTTCTACGTGAAGAAAGCACACATGGGCAAAATCCCCGGTATCACTGAATATCTGGCTGAGTTCAGCAGTGATAAAGCCTGGGGCGAAGAGGGCTATCTGGCTGACAAGGGCCTGATCCCGATGCCTACTGAAGAGCGTAAAGCTTTCAAGAGCGACATCGAAGCGATGAAACCTCTGAAGCTCTAATGGGCTGAAGCTTTGGCTGCAAGAAGCGGCTGCTTGTGAAACACAAGTAGCCGCTTTTTTCTGGGTAGTAAGAAAGATGCATACATCCACACTGATTATTCTGCTATTGGGCCTGATGTCGCTGGCCTATTACTTCGGGCGCAAACGCTCTCTCACTCTTGTTGGGGGAAAGGTTCGCGATCTTCATTCACTACCCTCTTACTATGGAATGCAGACCGCCATGTGGTGTGGCATTCCGGCACTGATTCTATTGGCGTTTTGGTTATCCTTCGAAGAGTCTGTGGTCACCGGTATGGTGGTCGAATCGCTTCCGCAAGAGGTTCAGAACCTGCCCCCTGAGCGCCTTGATCTTGTTCTAAACGATGTTCGAAATCTGTCACAAGGTGATATTGTCTCCTCGACAGTTGATCAAACCATGCAGCAGGCGGCAGATCACTACACCAGTCTGATGAGCATCAGCCATATGGCGCTTTTCGTGGTTGCGCTGAGTGTGGCGATACTGGCTGGCCTATGGGCGCAACGCACCATCACGCGTGAACAGAGGGCGCGAAACCGGGTTGAAAAAGCGATTAATTTCTTTCTGCTTTCAAGTTCAACCCTGGCGATATTCACGACCGTAGGTATCGTGCTTTCAGTGCTGTTTGAATCTGTCAGGTTCTTTCAGCAAATCCCAGTTACAGAATTTTTGTTCGGTCTGGAGTGGTCGCCGCAGACCGCCATAAGACCTGATCAGGTTGGATCATCCGGCGTGTTCGGCTCTGTGCCTCTGTTCGCGGGCACCATGCTGATCACCCTGATTGCGATGATTGTCGCCGTACCCATCGGCCTGATGTCGGCGATCTACATGGCGGAGTATGCCAGTAAACATTTCCGTACCCTGGCCAAGCCGGTGCTGGAAGTGTTGGCTGGTATTCCCACCGTTGTATATGGATTCTTCGCGGCGCTGACCGTGGCCCCGTTCTTCCGGGATCTGGGGACCGACATCGGCTTGACTGTCTCCTCTGAGTCGGCTCTGGCTGCAGGCGTTGTAATGGGTATCATGATCATCCCATTCGTATCCTCTCTTTCCGACGATGTAATCAACGCTGTCCCACAAGCAATGCGTGACGGCTCCTATGGCCTGGGCGCCACCCGTTCCGAAACCATCCGTAATGTCATCATACCGGCCGCACTGCCGGGTATCGTGGGTGGTGTATTGCTGGCAGTTTCCCGTGCCATCGGTGAGACCATGATCGTGGTCATGGCCGCCGGCCTCTCCGCCAACCTTACCGCGAATCCCTTGGAGGCGGTGACAACAGTAACCGTACAGATCGTTACTCTGTTGGTCGGGGATCAGGAATTCGACAGCGCCAAGACTCTGGCCGCCTTCGCCCTGGCGCTGGTGCTCTTTGTCATCACCTTGGCGCTCAACATGATCGCACTGCACATCGTACGTAAGTATCGGGAACAGTATGAATAATCAGCAGCAACAACATAAAAAAACCATGGATCGGGTGCAGAAGGGACTGGATCGCCGTTATCGTCAGGAGAGGCATTTTAAGTGGCTAGGTTTGGGTGCAATCATGCTGGGCCTGGTATTTGTCTCTTTTCTGTTTATCACGATTATCTCTAACGGTTACACCGCGTTTCAGCAGACCTACGTGAAGCTGGATGTGTTTTATGATCCGGAGATGATTGCGCCGATTGGGGAGACCGATCCGGAGCTGCTTTCAAGAGCCAACTATGGTGGATTGATCAAAGCCTCGATGCGGCAGATGTTTCCTGATGTGACCAATCGCCGAGAGAAAAAGGTGCTGTATGGTCTGATCAGTAGCGGCGCCACATATGAGATCCGGGATGCGGTGATGAATAACCCGGAACTGATCGGCACCAAACAGGAAGTCTGGGTAGTGGCTGACGATGATTTCGACATGCTGATCAAAGGTCATATCGACCTGCGCTTACCCGAGAGCGATCGCCGCATCAAGGATAATCAACTGGCCTGGATCCATGATTTACAGGAGCAGGACCGGGTAGAGAAAAGGTTCAATACCACCTTTTTCACAGCCGGTGATTCCAGAGAGCCTGAACTGTCTGGTATCAAAGGTGCTGCCTATGGTTCGTTCTTTACCTTGCTGATATGTTTGACCCTCGCCTTTCCGGTAGGTGTTGCCGCAGCGGTCTATTTGGAGGAGTTTGCTCCCAAAAACCGCTGGACCGATATCATCGAGGTGAACATTAACAATCTTGCTGCTGTACCTTCCATCGTATTCGGTCTATTGGGTCTGGCGGTCTTCATCAACTTCTTCGGTCTGCCCAGATCGGTACCCCTGGTTGGTGGTCTGGTATTGGCATTGATGACCTTGCCGACCATCATTATCGCCAGTCGAGCCGCACTTAAGTCGGTACCCCCTTCGATCAGAGAGGCCGCGCTGGGTGTTGGCGCTTCTCCGATGCAGACCATAACTCATCATGTAGTGCCATTGGCGCTACCGGGTATGTTGACCGGCACGATCATCGGCATGGCGCAGGCTTTGGGTGAGACCGCACCACTACTGATGATCGGTATGGTGGCGTTTATCGTAGATGTGCCGGGTAGCGTGATGGATCCGTCAGCTGTCCTGCCTGTACAGATCTATCTGTGGGCAGACAGTCCGGAGCGTGCCTTCGTCGAACGTACATCCGCAGCGATTATGATACTGCTGGCCTTTCTCATCAGCATGAATCTGCTGGCGGTCTGGCTGAGAAAGAAATTTGAGCGCCGTTGGTAGACTGGCGTAAGTGAGGAAATTGTGGAACAAGTAATGAATGAGACAAGTACCGCAACGCCAGGTTTAGCAGAAGAAACCGAAGCTGCTGCGGGAACAGTGCAGAGTACGGATGCCACCGTCGGTGAGATCTATGTTGATGATCCACGTATGACCTGCCGTAACGTCAATGTCTATTATGGTGAAAAGCAGGCGATTTTCGATGTCAGTCTGGACATCGGCAAGAACCAGGTGATCTCCATGATTGGCCCTTCCGGTTGTGGTAAATCAACCTTTCTGCGTTGCCTGAATCGGATGAATGACACCATTGATGTCTGCAGGGTAACCGGTCAGATAAAGATGGATGAGCAGGATATCTATGATGGTGGTTTGGATGTGGTTCCACTGCGCGCCAGTGTCGGTATGGTGTTCCAGAAACCCAACCCCTTTCCCAAGTCGATCTATGACAACATCGCCTATGGTCCGAAGATTCATGGTCTGAGTGATAACAAAGAGCACCTGGATTCGATCGTAGAGAGTTCACTGCAGAGAGCCGGTCTGTGGGAAGAGGCCAAGGATCGCCTCGATCAGCCGGGTACCGGTCTCTCCGGTGGTCAACAGCAGCGGCTCTGCATTGCCCGCGCGATTGCAGTCAGTCCTGAAGTCATTCTGATGGATGAGCCCTGTTCCGCACTCGACCCGATTGCTACGGCAAAAATCGAGGAGTTGATCGATGAGTTGCGAGAGAACTTTACCATCGCAATTGTCACCCACTCCATGCAGCAGGCTGCTCGTGTCAGTCAACGTACCGCCTATTTTCATTTGGGTAAATTGATCGAAGTGGGGGAGACCGATCAGATCTTTACCTCACCCAGACACAAACTGACTGAAGACTACATCACCGGCCGTTTCGGCTAACGCGAGGGCGGATCTGCAATGAATGACATGACAAACGGACATATCGTGAAGGCCTACAGCGCAGAGCTTAACCATCTGAATAAGCTGGTGCTGGATATGGGTACCATGGGGCAGGACCAACTGCGCAGGGCGGTGCAGACTCTGAAGGATGAAGATCCGAAGGCGGCCGGCCATGTGATCGACCGTGATCGTAAACTGAATGAAATC
It includes:
- the phoB gene encoding phosphate regulon transcriptional regulator PhoB: MTIPRILAVDDEPAVGEMLRFILEQDGFQADFAEDATQAISQIKKSRPDLILLDWMLPGMSGVELAGRLKKDRETESIPIIMLTAKGEENDKVTGLDIGAEDYVTKPFSARELLARIRSILRRVSPLLAGEVLDCGGLQLDPVSHRVTSDEDVIELGPTEFRLLHYFMTHRERVFSRSQLLDRVWGTNVYIEERTVDVHIRRLRKALEPSGKEKLLQTVRGAGYRFSDKL
- a CDS encoding PstS family phosphate ABC transporter substrate-binding protein yields the protein MMKKLISAAVAISLTGFVGMASARDYISVVGSSTVYPFATVVAEQFGKTSKFKTPKIESTGSGGGLKLFCAGVGVEHPDITNASRRIKKSEVERCAGNGINDIIEVKVGYDGIALANSKKAPQFKVTRKDIFLALAKEVPDPKDPMSGKLVANPYMTWKDVNKDLPDMAIEVLGPPPTSGTRDAFAELAMEGGCKKIDWIKAMKKKDKKAYKALCHTVREDGKYIEAGENDNLIVQKLEANKGALGVFGYSFLDQNSDKVQGSLIDGVAPTFELIADGSYPVSRPLYFYVKKAHMGKIPGITEYLAEFSSDKAWGEEGYLADKGLIPMPTEERKAFKSDIEAMKPLKL
- the pstC gene encoding phosphate ABC transporter permease subunit PstC, which encodes MHTSTLIILLLGLMSLAYYFGRKRSLTLVGGKVRDLHSLPSYYGMQTAMWCGIPALILLAFWLSFEESVVTGMVVESLPQEVQNLPPERLDLVLNDVRNLSQGDIVSSTVDQTMQQAADHYTSLMSISHMALFVVALSVAILAGLWAQRTITREQRARNRVEKAINFFLLSSSTLAIFTTVGIVLSVLFESVRFFQQIPVTEFLFGLEWSPQTAIRPDQVGSSGVFGSVPLFAGTMLITLIAMIVAVPIGLMSAIYMAEYASKHFRTLAKPVLEVLAGIPTVVYGFFAALTVAPFFRDLGTDIGLTVSSESALAAGVVMGIMIIPFVSSLSDDVINAVPQAMRDGSYGLGATRSETIRNVIIPAALPGIVGGVLLAVSRAIGETMIVVMAAGLSANLTANPLEAVTTVTVQIVTLLVGDQEFDSAKTLAAFALALVLFVITLALNMIALHIVRKYREQYE
- the pstA gene encoding phosphate ABC transporter permease PstA: MNNQQQQHKKTMDRVQKGLDRRYRQERHFKWLGLGAIMLGLVFVSFLFITIISNGYTAFQQTYVKLDVFYDPEMIAPIGETDPELLSRANYGGLIKASMRQMFPDVTNRREKKVLYGLISSGATYEIRDAVMNNPELIGTKQEVWVVADDDFDMLIKGHIDLRLPESDRRIKDNQLAWIHDLQEQDRVEKRFNTTFFTAGDSREPELSGIKGAAYGSFFTLLICLTLAFPVGVAAAVYLEEFAPKNRWTDIIEVNINNLAAVPSIVFGLLGLAVFINFFGLPRSVPLVGGLVLALMTLPTIIIASRAALKSVPPSIREAALGVGASPMQTITHHVVPLALPGMLTGTIIGMAQALGETAPLLMIGMVAFIVDVPGSVMDPSAVLPVQIYLWADSPERAFVERTSAAIMILLAFLISMNLLAVWLRKKFERRW
- the pstB gene encoding phosphate ABC transporter ATP-binding protein PstB: MNETSTATPGLAEETEAAAGTVQSTDATVGEIYVDDPRMTCRNVNVYYGEKQAIFDVSLDIGKNQVISMIGPSGCGKSTFLRCLNRMNDTIDVCRVTGQIKMDEQDIYDGGLDVVPLRASVGMVFQKPNPFPKSIYDNIAYGPKIHGLSDNKEHLDSIVESSLQRAGLWEEAKDRLDQPGTGLSGGQQQRLCIARAIAVSPEVILMDEPCSALDPIATAKIEELIDELRENFTIAIVTHSMQQAARVSQRTAYFHLGKLIEVGETDQIFTSPRHKLTEDYITGRFG